The following proteins come from a genomic window of Nocardiopsis sp. YSL2:
- a CDS encoding MerR family transcriptional regulator has product MLIGEVARLSGVSSRMLRHYDALGLVRPTGRTAGGYREYSAEDVRRIFHVESLRSLGLSLKQIGRALEDPAFTPAALVSDLIRWTEDRLARERELLERLRAIDATTPTGWQGVLRIVELMRELDSPSAGRRQQAVLARSDDVSASAELLARAVLTEADPHVAGALRWAVARSGGGVAELEAGARSEDVDIRRRAVLAIAGMADAPGADAVLTDALRDADPTVRGHAALALGRRGAAAAVPALVGMVVEGANDVEAAEVLGTLSQDPGRADRITAALIDELAAPTADSATRIRLTQALVELAGTTGLEVLRHLAHDDDHAVARVAAALVGVLEGRSPAARAGAAGRGGHRREGEPGR; this is encoded by the coding sequence TTGCTGATCGGCGAGGTGGCCCGTCTCTCCGGGGTGAGCAGCCGGATGCTGCGGCACTACGACGCCCTGGGACTGGTCCGGCCGACGGGCCGCACCGCCGGTGGCTACCGCGAGTACTCCGCCGAGGACGTCCGCAGGATCTTCCACGTGGAGAGCCTGCGGTCCCTCGGGCTCTCCCTCAAGCAGATCGGGCGCGCCCTGGAGGACCCGGCCTTCACACCGGCAGCTCTGGTCAGCGACCTCATCAGGTGGACGGAGGACCGTCTGGCGAGGGAACGGGAATTGCTCGAGCGGCTCCGAGCGATCGACGCGACGACGCCCACCGGCTGGCAGGGCGTCCTGCGCATCGTCGAACTCATGCGGGAACTCGACTCGCCCAGCGCCGGGCGCAGGCAGCAGGCCGTCCTGGCCCGGTCGGACGACGTGTCGGCTTCCGCCGAGCTGTTGGCCAGGGCGGTCCTGACCGAGGCCGACCCCCATGTCGCGGGCGCCCTGCGGTGGGCCGTCGCCCGTTCGGGCGGCGGCGTGGCGGAGCTGGAGGCGGGAGCGCGCTCGGAGGACGTCGACATCCGGCGGCGCGCGGTGCTGGCGATCGCCGGTATGGCCGACGCCCCGGGGGCGGACGCGGTGCTCACGGACGCCCTGCGGGACGCGGATCCGACGGTGCGCGGGCACGCCGCTCTGGCTCTGGGCCGGCGGGGCGCGGCCGCGGCGGTGCCCGCACTGGTCGGCATGGTGGTCGAGGGGGCCAACGACGTGGAGGCCGCGGAGGTCCTGGGAACGCTGTCCCAGGACCCCGGGCGCGCGGACCGGATCACGGCCGCCCTGATCGACGAACTCGCCGCGCCCACCGCTGACTCCGCGACGCGGATCCGCCTCACCCAGGCGCTGGTCGAGCTCGCGGGAACCACCGGGCTGGAGGTCCTGCGCCACCTGGCCCACGACGACGACCACGCCGTCGCCCGCGTCGCCGCGGCCCTGGTGGGCGTTCTCGAAGGACGGTCGCCCGCAGCCCGAGCCGGGGCCGCCGGACGAGGAGGTCACCGCCGTGAGGGTGAGCCGGGGCGGTGA
- a CDS encoding precorrin-8X methylmutase: MNQQNRPVRPDDPNRPDAPDASDRRHRPSPPKRPVRHYEYIDDGPAIYADSFAIIRREARLAHLPANAERLAVRMIHGTGQVDLADDLVVHPGLVPAARAALRDGAPILCDATMVATGVTANRLPRGNDVLCFLGDERVPGLAREWGTTRTAAAVSLWEPLLEGAVVAVGNAPTALFHLLEMLADGAPRPAAIVGCPVGFVGAAESKQALTEFAERFGVDVPYVTARGRRGGSAMTSSALNALAKEEE, encoded by the coding sequence ATGAACCAGCAGAACCGACCGGTGAGACCGGACGACCCGAACCGACCGGACGCGCCCGACGCATCGGACCGGAGGCACCGGCCGAGCCCGCCGAAGCGACCCGTCCGGCACTACGAGTACATCGACGACGGGCCCGCGATCTACGCCGACTCCTTCGCCATCATCCGGCGCGAGGCCCGGCTGGCGCACCTGCCCGCCAACGCCGAACGGCTCGCCGTGCGGATGATCCACGGCACCGGCCAGGTCGATCTGGCCGACGACCTCGTCGTCCACCCCGGCCTCGTCCCGGCGGCACGCGCCGCCCTCCGGGACGGCGCGCCGATCCTGTGCGACGCCACGATGGTCGCCACCGGAGTGACCGCGAACCGGCTGCCGCGGGGCAACGACGTGCTCTGCTTCCTCGGCGACGAGCGCGTCCCCGGCCTCGCCCGTGAGTGGGGCACCACCCGCACCGCGGCCGCGGTGTCGCTGTGGGAGCCCCTGCTCGAGGGCGCGGTCGTCGCCGTCGGCAACGCCCCCACCGCGCTCTTCCACCTGCTGGAGATGCTGGCCGACGGCGCCCCGCGCCCCGCCGCGATCGTCGGCTGCCCCGTCGGCTTCGTCGGGGCCGCCGAGTCCAAGCAGGCCCTGACCGAATTCGCCGAGCGGTTCGGCGTGGACGTCCCCTACGTGACCGCTCGCGGCCGCCGCGGAGGCTCCGCGATGACCTCGTCGGCCCTCAACGCACTCGCCAAGGAGGAGGAGTGA
- a CDS encoding nitrite reductase encodes MSPKDVPSADPRTPRTRRDRCPGALRPWPADDGLLVRLRLVGGRLPASTLRDVAAVAAEFGDGRVRVTGRANIQLRALPGHDGRLTPEAFHAVEGTGLLPSPAHELVRNIMASPCTGRTGGRADLRPLAAALDGLLCADPRRAGLPGRFLFVLDDGRGDLVERSCDLGLTALDARVAQVRVGDGWGPVVPLDEAPGAIVRLADEFLARRGEGPSAAWHVAELPAPLTDPVPPDPRLPDAAPPLPYGPLAGGGRHVPVPDAGLDRAAAEALAEEALAAGDGERGDLVVTPWRGVLVPGRAQ; translated from the coding sequence GTGTCCCCGAAGGATGTCCCCTCCGCCGATCCGCGCACCCCGCGTACGCGGCGCGACCGCTGCCCCGGCGCCCTGCGCCCGTGGCCCGCCGACGACGGGCTGCTCGTCCGGCTCCGGCTCGTCGGCGGCCGGCTGCCCGCGAGCACGCTGCGCGACGTGGCGGCCGTGGCCGCCGAGTTCGGCGACGGCCGGGTCCGCGTGACCGGCCGGGCCAACATCCAGCTGCGTGCCCTTCCCGGACACGACGGGCGGCTGACCCCCGAGGCGTTCCACGCGGTGGAGGGAACCGGTCTGCTGCCCTCGCCCGCCCATGAGCTGGTGCGCAACATCATGGCCTCGCCGTGCACCGGCCGCACCGGCGGACGCGCTGATCTGCGGCCGCTCGCCGCCGCACTGGACGGGCTGCTGTGCGCCGATCCGCGTCGGGCCGGGCTTCCGGGCCGGTTCCTGTTCGTCCTGGACGACGGGCGCGGTGACCTGGTCGAACGCTCCTGCGATCTGGGCCTGACGGCCCTTGACGCGCGGGTCGCCCAAGTGAGGGTCGGGGACGGCTGGGGCCCGGTCGTGCCGCTCGACGAGGCGCCGGGCGCGATCGTGCGACTCGCCGACGAGTTCCTGGCGCGGCGTGGCGAGGGCCCCTCGGCCGCGTGGCACGTCGCCGAGCTCCCGGCGCCGCTGACCGATCCGGTGCCCCCGGATCCGCGCCTGCCGGACGCCGCGCCACCGCTGCCGTACGGCCCGCTGGCCGGTGGCGGTCGCCACGTGCCGGTCCCCGACGCGGGCCTGGACCGGGCCGCCGCCGAGGCACTCGCCGAGGAGGCGCTCGCCGCCGGTGACGGAGAGCGCGGCGACCTCGTCGTCACGCCCTGGCGCGGCGTCCTCGTCCCCGGGCGGGCACAGTGA
- a CDS encoding peptidoglycan-binding protein, translating into MPEPDKLQWRSDFGWSPYSPASWANPRSGLVIHYDSTDQGLAGEPHAACVSYWQRTRAFHTGPSRGWADIGYCVDEATEILTEDGWRNFRQIEEGVVVLTLDHETGMSQWQPIEAVNVFPAKPRELVRMAGREHSSLTTAQHRWPVERYSRRTGTRRRTSADGRWAGTGRPERTRQGHERVWATTDSLTLRDRIPLSAPCDDLPTGPKWSDALVELVAWFWAEGQRTPQSRSRLPGTGVVIDRSDAENPEHVARIRGALHVLLGPPCRSLPRSDGGSDGLPRWWEARDRHLTEFHLSVDAGALILEQAPDRVPTYAFLRSLTRAQLDLFIAVSLMADGHTDRTVDERALSRNSREAAEAFQFAATLAGHATSLRRRPPDASTNDDTWDVGLRRRTHFSPRVAAARKSVFRISREAYDGHIWCPTTPNGTWLARREGTVYFTGNSFMCCAHGYVMEGRGLFRTQAAQPGGNSTYYSCTLATGPKDPITAAQVNAVRQLREWLMEPRSSIAGTVRGHRDFVATSCPGEKAYDMVRDGTFRAAARWGDEAPDADERPAPDPDPPRRPEPGTDAPPFPLPRGHAFGPRSGPVWQVSGYYSHREDLRRWQRRMRDRGWIITPDGLYGDQTEAVTRTFQAEKDLVDDGLIGVRTWAAAWTAPIT; encoded by the coding sequence ATGCCCGAACCCGACAAGCTTCAGTGGCGAAGCGACTTCGGATGGTCACCGTACTCGCCCGCTTCGTGGGCCAACCCCCGCTCCGGGTTGGTCATCCACTACGACAGCACCGACCAGGGACTGGCCGGGGAACCGCACGCTGCGTGCGTCTCGTACTGGCAGAGGACACGCGCCTTCCACACCGGGCCGAGCCGGGGCTGGGCCGATATCGGCTACTGCGTGGACGAGGCCACCGAGATCCTCACCGAGGACGGGTGGAGGAACTTCCGTCAGATCGAGGAGGGCGTCGTCGTCCTCACCCTGGACCACGAGACCGGCATGTCTCAGTGGCAGCCGATCGAGGCCGTGAACGTCTTTCCGGCGAAGCCGCGCGAACTGGTCCGTATGGCGGGCCGGGAACACTCCTCCCTGACCACCGCTCAGCACCGCTGGCCGGTTGAACGCTACTCCCGGCGGACCGGAACCCGGCGTCGGACGTCAGCCGACGGCAGGTGGGCCGGTACAGGCCGGCCCGAGCGCACGCGGCAAGGGCATGAGCGTGTGTGGGCGACCACGGACAGCCTCACCCTCCGGGACCGCATCCCCCTCTCTGCTCCGTGCGACGACCTGCCGACCGGTCCGAAGTGGTCGGATGCCCTCGTCGAACTGGTGGCGTGGTTCTGGGCCGAAGGGCAGAGGACGCCGCAGAGCCGGAGCCGCCTCCCCGGCACCGGCGTGGTCATCGACCGCTCGGACGCCGAGAACCCGGAGCACGTGGCCCGGATCAGGGGCGCGCTGCACGTCCTCCTCGGCCCGCCATGCCGATCCCTGCCTCGATCGGACGGCGGGTCGGACGGTCTCCCCCGGTGGTGGGAGGCCCGAGACCGGCACCTGACCGAGTTCCACCTGTCGGTGGACGCAGGCGCCCTGATACTCGAACAGGCACCCGATCGCGTTCCCACGTACGCTTTTCTGCGTTCCCTGACCCGGGCCCAACTCGATCTGTTCATCGCCGTCTCCCTCATGGCCGACGGCCACACCGACCGAACGGTCGACGAGCGGGCACTCAGCCGGAACAGCAGGGAGGCCGCGGAGGCGTTCCAGTTCGCGGCGACGCTGGCCGGACACGCGACGTCACTGCGTCGCCGTCCGCCCGACGCGTCCACGAACGACGACACGTGGGACGTCGGGCTGCGCCGAAGGACCCACTTCTCCCCCCGGGTGGCGGCCGCGAGGAAGTCGGTGTTCCGCATCTCTCGCGAGGCCTACGACGGCCACATCTGGTGCCCGACGACACCGAACGGCACCTGGCTGGCCCGACGGGAGGGGACGGTGTACTTCACAGGGAACTCCTTCATGTGCTGTGCGCACGGATACGTGATGGAGGGCCGCGGCCTGTTCCGCACCCAGGCCGCACAGCCGGGTGGGAACTCGACCTACTACTCGTGCACACTGGCGACAGGACCGAAGGACCCGATCACCGCCGCGCAGGTCAACGCGGTCCGCCAGCTGCGGGAATGGCTCATGGAACCGCGGTCGTCGATCGCCGGGACGGTCAGGGGCCACCGCGACTTCGTGGCCACCTCCTGCCCCGGGGAGAAGGCCTACGACATGGTGCGGGACGGCACGTTCCGCGCGGCGGCGCGGTGGGGCGACGAGGCACCCGACGCGGACGAACGCCCGGCGCCCGACCCTGACCCGCCCCGGCGACCCGAGCCGGGGACGGACGCACCTCCGTTCCCGTTGCCGCGCGGCCATGCCTTCGGCCCGAGGAGCGGGCCGGTCTGGCAGGTTAGCGGCTACTACTCGCACCGCGAGGACCTGCGCCGGTGGCAGCGCAGGATGCGCGACCGGGGCTGGATCATCACGCCCGACGGCCTGTACGGCGACCAGACCGAGGCGGTCACCAGAACATTCCAGGCTGAGAAGGACCTGGTGGACGACGGTCTGATCGGTGTTCGGACCTGGGCGGCCGCCTGGACCGCACCCATCACCTGA
- a CDS encoding HEAT repeat domain-containing protein, with the protein MNTTPNTRAAQALSAKDTSVRLQAALAVGSNPDPELLETLIERCAVEPDFFVRDMLSWALIRLPPEITLPRICQELDSERPQARGQALHLLSKIGDRSTWPWITRDMLRDADDQVARTAWRVAAMLVPEREKGDLADALVSQLGRGDRGVRLSLSRALVDLGEAVEPALEEAAGHPDPAVAAHARATEMLRRDPEAGFDAAIEEAERVNTLGPRRAAAAAAAVAATAAGTEAPEADGSPEADGSPEADGSPEAAHC; encoded by the coding sequence ATGAACACGACCCCGAACACCCGCGCGGCCCAGGCCCTGTCCGCCAAGGACACCTCGGTCCGGCTCCAGGCGGCCCTGGCGGTCGGCTCGAACCCCGACCCCGAACTGCTGGAGACGCTCATCGAGCGCTGCGCGGTCGAGCCCGACTTCTTCGTGCGGGACATGCTGTCCTGGGCACTGATCCGCCTCCCGCCGGAGATCACTCTGCCCAGGATCTGCCAGGAGCTGGACTCCGAGCGCCCCCAGGCCCGCGGTCAGGCGCTGCATCTGCTCTCCAAGATCGGCGACAGGAGCACGTGGCCCTGGATCACCCGCGACATGCTCCGCGACGCCGACGACCAGGTCGCGCGGACCGCGTGGCGCGTCGCGGCCATGCTCGTGCCCGAGCGCGAGAAGGGGGACCTGGCCGACGCACTGGTCTCGCAGCTCGGTCGTGGCGACCGCGGGGTGCGGCTGAGCCTGAGCCGGGCGCTCGTCGACCTCGGTGAGGCCGTGGAACCCGCGCTGGAAGAGGCCGCCGGGCACCCCGACCCGGCGGTGGCCGCGCACGCCCGCGCCACCGAGATGCTCCGGCGGGACCCGGAGGCCGGTTTCGACGCGGCCATCGAGGAGGCGGAGCGCGTGAACACACTCGGTCCCCGGCGAGCCGCGGCCGCTGCCGCCGCCGTGGCGGCCACGGCGGCCGGTACCGAGGCGCCGGAGGCCGACGGGTCGCCGGAGGCGGACGGGTCGCCGGAGGCGGACGGGTCGCCGGAGGCCGCGCATTGCTGA